The following are encoded together in the Anopheles nili chromosome 3, idAnoNiliSN_F5_01, whole genome shotgun sequence genome:
- the LOC128725506 gene encoding probable ATP-dependent RNA helicase DDX20, whose product MAGHSLSDDKVRTADVMVDRNMLFDRMCLSDPVKQALARNNFIYPSPIQTRAIPLARCDFDLLVQAKAGTGKTLVFAITIVESHDPEVAFPQSLTIVPTREIAVQVETVLNRIGAEVANFKARSFIGGMEISVDRKNLQNCSAVVGTPGRILHLIKSNVLNTSYIRTLVMDEADTLLQSSMRGDINKIVSALPEKRQTIVCSATFYNNRDRELLQYMNAKFIGVTPKREIPLLFGIKQFVRELPAEPDNVKDLLAKVGVLNEIFQQINFSQCVVFANTIAKAETYCTYLKKAGWPAEVINSGMEQRIRLKAIDDFRAFRARVLIATNLIARGIDVESVNLVINADVPKDNATYLHRIGRAGRFGTKGIAITLVSGVKDMERFRRILHDIGGNEMFVLKLPQGQLEDVWQFERYGDKYEKLFASQMIQEIRDKDADQLFLKAMKMIGEQSNGGGAGEPPRANNNDEVKLDDSLEKSTSDEETVVEVDAPRATETPEGSASNGKPTNGHATELNGNVSPGKHTLTSQSTSSAVVMDGLSMSMEKLSLDRKQQPNGDRGEKSKRLDSLNGNQKKANGNERHIVMDEDVEDDDSDDGEGDEDDDNAPRPGPSRNGIAKTAPLASALRGSLSTPVPDADGTQQLLLLNGGTITTIVTTNGGDESDHESSSSLSTNVTEKVEVGSDFNAPMSRLNQIPDPRFRQIGSVDCSDIDHSSDSEVNGGECPPFEANNDALFAKIMEQKELGVEQQEHQVQLHSIDGCSLEVHDDTISDWGTTRKSIVPDVVPCGSSHGASRLLGANRGALAEEVGEEEEEIELNSNTCGSNRGSLFEEEVEDVIQANLPNRIRFQQQDSLEVNSNTVGSNVGSTPEPPEMLDQQALPIINPNEADPIGPIGPECASHDVDDMMDDASSYSSYDSDASNSSFFDDVDRVSVASAKSTPKENEPLAVADAIMVVVATGQTGSLEQIDPVTSNSVSVAASPHLFAAPSIPTPPIMASTIIPPVGAIGGTVPPVAPSAMDEERSPRSPAFMARMENLLPPFLPTAPIPPVWNDAQATALYHRTYALWSNQYWNQLTQINDYVQFASYVRRNAYRSP is encoded by the exons ATGGCTGGACACAGCCTGAGCGACGATAAAGTACGCACCGCCGACGTCATGGTGGATCGAAATATGCTATTCGACCGAATGTGTCTTTCCGATCCAGTGAAGCAGGCGCTAGCGCGTAACAACTTCATATACCCCTCCCCGATACAGACTCGAGCCATTCCGCTTGCCCGGTGTGATTtcg aTCTGCTCGTGCAAGCGAAAGCTGGCACCGGAAAGACGCTCGTCTTCGCCATCACGATCGTCGAGTCGCATGATCCGGAGGTAGCTTTCCCACAGTCGCTCACGATCGTTCCAACCCGGGAGATTGCGGTACAGGTTGAAACCGTGCTGAATCGGATCGGTGCCGAGGTGGCCAATTTCAAGGCGCGTTCGTTTATTGGCGGTATGGAGATCAGCGTCGATCGGAAGAACCTACAGAACTGTTCGGCAGTAGTCGGTACGCCGGGACGAATATTGCACCTGATCAAGAGTAACGTGCTAAACACGTCCTACATCCGCACGCTGGTGATGGACGAGGCAGACACGCTGCTGCAGTCAAGCATGCGGGGTGATATCAATAAAATCGTAAGCGCCCTGCCCGAGAAGCGCCAAACGATCGTGTGCAGCGCGACGTTCTACAACAACCGCGATCGGGAGCTACTACAGTACATGAACGCAAAGTTCATAGGTGTAACGCCGAAGCGGGAAATTCCGCTGCTATTCGGTATCAAGCAGTTTGTCCGGGAGCTGCCGGCGGAACCCGACAACGTGAAGGATCTGTTGGCGAAAGTCGGCGTACTGAACGAGATCTTTCAGCAGATCAACTTCTCCCAGTGTGTGGTGTTTGCGAACACGATCGCCAAGGCGGAAACGTACTGTACTTACTTGAAGAAAGCGGGCTGGCCAGCCGAGGTGATCAACAGTGGCATGGAGCAGCGCATCCGCTTGAAGGCGATCGATGATTTCCGTGCGTTCCGAGCGCGTGTGCTCATTGCGACGAATCTGATCGCACGTGGTATCGACGTTGAGAGCGTTAATCTTGTTATCAACGCGGACGTACCGAAGGACAACGCCACCTACCTGCATCGGATAGGGCGGGCGGGGCGCTTCGGAACGAAGGGCATCGCCATCACACTCGTCTCGGGCGTAAAGGACATGGAACGGTTCCGACGCATTCTGCACGATATCGGTGGAAACGAGATGTTCGTGTTGAAGCTACCTCAGGGCCAGCTGGAGGATGTGTGGCAGTTCGAGCGCTATGGCGACAAGTACGAAAAGCTGTTTGCCTCGCAGATGATACAGGAGATCCGTGATAAGGATGCCGACCAACTTTTCCTAAAGGCGATGAAGATGATCGGTGAGCAGAGCAATGGCGGCGGTGCTGGAGAACCACCGCGGGCTAACAATAACGACGAGGTGAAGCTGGATGACAGTCTGGAGAAATCGACCTCGGACGAGGAAACGGTCGTCGAGGTGGATGCACCACGTGCCACGGAAACCCCAGAAGGCAGCGCGTCTAACGGAAAGCCCACAAACGGCCACGCAACTGAGCTGAATGGAAACGTGTCGCCAGGAAAGCACACTCTTACCTCTCAATCAACCTCGTCGGCAGTCGTCATGGATGGGCTGTCGATGTCGATGGAAAAACTAAGCCTCGATCGCAAACAACAGCCTAACGGTGATCGTGGCGAGAAGTCGAAACGGCTCGACTCATTGAACGGCAatcaaaagaaagcaaatggCAACGAACGGCACATCGTGATGGATGAGGACGTCGAAGACGATGATAGTGACGATGGCGAAGgggatgaagatgatgataatgCACCACGGCCAGGACCATCGCGGAATGGAATCGCAAAAACCGCCCCATTAGCGTCTGCGTTAAGGGGCAGCTTGTCGACTCCCGTTCCCGATGCCGACGGGACGCaacagttgctgctgctgaacggTGGCACCATCACGACCATCGTCACCACGAACGGAGGCGATGAATCGGATCACGAAAGCAGCTCTTCGCTCAGCACCAACGTCACAGAGAAGGTGGAAGTGGGCTCGGATTTCAACGCGCCCATGTCGCGGCTAAACCAGATCCCAGATCCACGGTTCCGGCAGATTGGTTCTGTTGATTGCTCAGATATCGATCACAGTTCAGACAGTGAGGTGAACGGCGGCGAATGTCCCCCGTTCGAGGCCAACAACGATGCGCTGTTTGCGAAGATCATGGAGCAGAAGGAGCTGGGAGTGGAACAGCAGGAACACCAAGTGCAGCTGCACTCGATCGATGGGTGCAGTCTGGAAGTGCACGATGATACTATTAGCGACTGGGGAACGACACGTAAGAGCATCGTACCGGACGTGGTTCCGTGTGGCAGTTCCCACGGTGCCTCACGTCTGCTCGGTGCTAACCGGGGAGCACTGGCCGAGGAGGTAGgcgaggaagaggaagaaatcGAACTGAACTCGAACACGTGTGGCTCGAACAGGGGATCGCTCTTCGAGGAGGAAGTGGAGGATGTCATTCAGGCGAACTTGCCGAACCGGATCCGCTTCCAGCAGCAGGATTCGCTCGAAGTAAACTCAAACACGGTTGGTTCAAACGTCGGATCGACGCCTGAACCGCCCGAGATGCTCGACCAGCAGGCGCTCCCGATCATCAATCCAAACGAAGCGGATCCGATCGGTCCGATTGGGCCGGAATGTGCATCCCACGACGTGGACGATATGATGGACGACGCGAGTTCGTACTCGTCGTACGACAGCGATGCGTCCAATTCGTCCTTCTTCGATGATGTCGACCGCGTGTCGGTTGCTTCGGCCAAATCCACGCCCAAAGAGAACGAACCGCTTGCGGTTGCCGACGCGATTATGGTGGTGGTCGCTACCGGCCAAACCGGAAGCCTGGAACAGATCGATCCCGTCACTTCGAactcggtttcggtggccgCTTCGCCGCATCTATTCGCTGCGCCGAGCATTCCCACACCGCCCATCATGGCCAGCACCATTATTCCTCCGGTTGGCGCTATTGGTGGCACTGTACCACCGGTGGCGCCTTCCGCCATGGACGAAGAGCGTTCGCCACGATCGCCCGCGTTTATGGCACGCATGGAAAACCTTTTGCCACCGTTTCTACCGACCGCTCCGATCCCGCCCGTCTGGAATGACGCTCAAGCTACGGCCCTTTACCACCGGACGTACGCCTTGTGGAGCAACCAGTACTGGAATCAACTGACGCAGATCAACGATTACGTGCAGTTTGCGAGCTACGTCCGGCGTAACGCGTACAGGAGTCCATAA